The Rhizobium leguminosarum region ATCGCCGGTTACTTCGGTGGCATCATCGGCAACCTTGTCATGCGGATCTGCGACATCATCCTGGGTTTCCCGACGCTGCTGGTGGCGCTCTTCGGGCTCTACCTGTTCGGCCCGAGCGTCGGCAACCTCATCATCGTGCTCGCCGTTACCCGCATGCCTGCCTATATCCGCGTCGCAAGAGCCGAAACTCTGGAAGTCCGGGAGAGGCTTTTCGTTGATGCGGCGCGCGTCTTCGGCGGCGGGCCTGTCTGGATATTGCGCAATCACATTCTCCCGAGCGTCGCTCCCACGATGCTGACGCTCGCCTCGGTCAATCTCGCCATGGTGATGCTGTTCGAATCCGGGCTGAGCTATCTCGGTCTCGGCATCCAGCCGCCTGCCGTGAGCTGGGGTCTGATGGTGGCGCAGGGCCAGGGATATCTGTCATCCGCCTGGTGGCTCGGCTTTTTCCCCGGTCTGGCTGTGATGCTCACGACCATGTCCTTCAATCTCCTCGCCAACTGGTTCCGGATCGTCAATGACCCGTCGCAGCACTGGCGTCTTGTCAGCCGGAGGCGCTGATGGCTCTTCTCGAAGTCAAGGACTTGCAGGTCAGTTTCGATACGGCAGCCGGCCGCATCCTGGCGCTCAACGGCGTTTCTTTCTCGCTCGAGCGTGGGGAGGTCCTGGCGCTTCTCGGCGAAAGCGGCTCAGGGAAGTCGGTGACCGCATCGGCCATCATGGATCTCGTTCCCAACCCGCCGGGCGAAATCAATCAAGGATCGATCCGTTTCGACGGTGTCGAGCTGTTGCAGCTCTCGCGGAACGAGCGGCGCGATCTTTGCGGCGATCGGATCGCCCTGATTTTTCAGGATGCGCTCGCAGCGCTCAACCCGGTCTATTCCGTGGGCTGGCAGATTGCCGAAATGTTCCGTATCCACGGCCGCACTCCGGAAGGTGGCGTCGAAAAGGCCGTGATCGACCTTCTGACGGCCATCGGCATTCCTGACCCTGAAAGCCGTGCCAGGCAATATCCTCATGAGTTTTCGGGCGGTATGCGCCAACGCATCATGATCGCCATGGCAGTGGCGTTGGAACCGGATGTCATCATTGCAGACGAGCCGACGACAGC contains the following coding sequences:
- a CDS encoding ABC transporter permease, which gives rise to MTSTSADFLPARERRSRRILWFMRALAGDPMAVAATIWLLIVVLAILADASSLLGENRISLKARNLPPFDFGQSWTLWLGADALGRPLLVRLIQAASTTIGIALVTVLTSLIGGTLLGVIAGYFGGIIGNLVMRICDIILGFPTLLVALFGLYLFGPSVGNLIIVLAVTRMPAYIRVARAETLEVRERLFVDAARVFGGGPVWILRNHILPSVAPTMLTLASVNLAMVMLFESGLSYLGLGIQPPAVSWGLMVAQGQGYLSSAWWLGFFPGLAVMLTTMSFNLLANWFRIVNDPSQHWRLVSRRR
- a CDS encoding ABC transporter ATP-binding protein — protein: MALLEVKDLQVSFDTAAGRILALNGVSFSLERGEVLALLGESGSGKSVTASAIMDLVPNPPGEINQGSIRFDGVELLQLSRNERRDLCGDRIALIFQDALAALNPVYSVGWQIAEMFRIHGRTPEGGVEKAVIDLLTAIGIPDPESRARQYPHEFSGGMRQRIMIAMAVALEPDVIIADEPTTALDVTIQAQVVDLLETIRKRSDAGMIFITHDLGVVAELADRVAVMYAGRVVETAGVFELFEDARHPYSVGLLASQPRMDTDEDELVPIPGSAPNPVALPSGCAFRTRCPRAEGLCAEVVPHLEIVGPGRQAACHFPVSPV